A region of Geobacillus sp. 46C-IIa DNA encodes the following proteins:
- a CDS encoding helix-turn-helix domain-containing protein: protein MEYHLKNREEVECFIKNEVLTTSEVVEILGVTRQRISQMISAGKLNPIKKLRGDSLFLRRDIEERKKELEALRKKYRPYDEK, encoded by the coding sequence ATGGAATACCACTTGAAGAACCGGGAAGAAGTGGAGTGCTTCATTAAAAATGAAGTCCTCACCACTTCCGAAGTGGTTGAAATTCTTGGAGTTACTCGTCAACGGATTAGTCAAATGATTTCCGCTGGCAAGTTGAATCCGATAAAAAAATTACGTGGTGATAGCTTGTTTTTACGGCGGGATATTGAAGAAAGAAAAAAAGAACTTGAGGCATTGCGTAAGAAATATCGCCCGTATGATGAGAAATAA
- the gpmI gene encoding 2,3-bisphosphoglycerate-independent phosphoglycerate mutase — protein MSKKPVALIILDGFALREETYGNAVAQAKKPNFDRYWNEYPHATLKACGEAVGLPEGQMGNSEVGHLNIGAGRIVYQSLTRVNIAIREGEFEQNETFLAAMNHVKEHGTSLHLFGLLSDGGVHSHIHHLYALLRLAAKEGVKRVYIHGFLDGRDVGPQTAPQYIKELQEKIKEYGVGEIATLSGRYYSMDRDKRWDRVEKAYRAMVYGEGPTYHDPLECIEDSYKNGIYDEFVLPSIIVREDGRPVATIQDHDAIIFYNFRPDRAIQISNTFTNEDFREFDRGPKHPKNLFFVCLTHFSETVKGYVAFKPTNLDNTLGEVLSQHGLRQLRIAETEKYPHVTFFMSGGREEKFPGEDRILINSPKVATYDLKPEMSAYEVTDALLKEIAADQYDAIILNYANPDMVGHSGKLEPTIKAVEAVDECLGKVVDAILEKGGMAIITADHGNADEVLTPDGKPQTAHTTNPVPVIVTKHGIELRKDGILGDLAPTMLDLLGLPQPKEMTGKTLIVK, from the coding sequence ATGAGTAAAAAACCGGTTGCGCTCATCATTTTAGACGGGTTTGCGCTGCGCGAGGAAACGTACGGCAATGCGGTTGCCCAGGCGAAGAAGCCCAACTTTGACCGCTATTGGAACGAGTATCCGCATGCGACATTGAAAGCGTGCGGCGAGGCGGTCGGGCTGCCGGAAGGGCAAATGGGCAACTCAGAAGTCGGACACTTGAACATCGGGGCCGGCCGCATTGTGTACCAAAGCTTGACGCGGGTCAACATCGCCATTCGCGAAGGGGAGTTTGAGCAGAACGAAACGTTTTTGGCGGCGATGAACCATGTAAAAGAGCATGGAACAAGCTTGCATTTGTTTGGCCTGCTTTCGGACGGCGGGGTGCACAGCCATATTCACCATTTGTACGCCCTTCTGCGCTTAGCGGCGAAAGAAGGCGTGAAGCGTGTGTACATCCACGGCTTTTTGGACGGCCGCGACGTCGGCCCGCAAACGGCGCCGCAATACATCAAAGAACTGCAGGAGAAAATCAAGGAATACGGCGTCGGCGAAATCGCGACGTTATCGGGCCGCTACTACTCGATGGATCGCGACAAACGGTGGGACCGCGTCGAGAAGGCGTATCGGGCGATGGTGTATGGCGAAGGCCCGACGTACCACGATCCGCTTGAGTGCATCGAAGACTCGTACAAAAACGGCATTTACGATGAGTTCGTTCTGCCGTCGATCATCGTCCGTGAAGACGGCCGGCCGGTGGCGACGATTCAAGACCATGACGCGATCATTTTTTACAACTTCCGCCCCGATCGGGCGATCCAAATTTCAAACACGTTCACGAACGAAGATTTCCGTGAGTTTGATCGCGGCCCGAAACATCCAAAAAATTTGTTCTTCGTCTGCTTGACCCATTTCAGTGAAACGGTGAAAGGGTACGTGGCGTTCAAGCCGACGAACCTCGACAATACGCTTGGCGAAGTGTTGTCGCAGCACGGCTTGCGCCAACTGCGCATCGCCGAGACGGAAAAATATCCGCACGTGACATTTTTCATGAGCGGCGGCCGCGAAGAGAAGTTTCCGGGCGAAGACCGGATTTTGATCAACTCGCCGAAAGTGGCGACGTACGATTTGAAGCCGGAAATGAGCGCCTATGAAGTGACGGACGCGCTGCTGAAAGAGATTGCGGCTGATCAGTACGATGCGATCATCTTGAACTACGCCAACCCGGATATGGTCGGCCACTCCGGCAAGCTCGAACCGACGATCAAAGCGGTGGAAGCCGTTGATGAGTGCCTCGGCAAAGTGGTTGATGCTATTTTAGAAAAAGGTGGAATGGCCATTATCACCGCCGACCACGGCAACGCCGATGAAGTGTTGACGCCGGATGGCAAGCCGCAAACGGCTCATACAACCAATCCGGTGCCGGTGATTGTCACCAAACATGGCATCGAGCTGCGCAAAGACGGCATTTTAGGCGATTTGGCGCCGACGATGCTCGATTTGCTTGGCTTGCCGCAGCCGAAAGAAATGACCGGAAAAACGTTAATCGTTAAATAA
- a CDS encoding sugar-binding transcriptional regulator, giving the protein MQPLLEAQKKLLPDLLDVMQKRYQILHSISLMAPIGRRALAASLGMSERVLRSETEFLKGQNLLSADVSGMRLTEEGQALLHTLNDLMREALGLKELETALKQQLNVARVVVVAGDSDRSAWVKKEMGRACVACMKEQLRPGDIVAVAGGTTMAAVAEMMTPDSKLGDVLFVPARGGLGEDVENQANTICAKMAEKASGRHRLLHVPDHLSSEAYASLVEEPAVKEVLELIQSCRMVVHGIGEAVTMAKRRKTPPAEMENIIAHHAVAEAFGYYFNEHGDVVHKVKTVGIQLENLPHVEHVIAVAGGASKAKAIRAYIKRAPHSLLVTDEGAAKALVGE; this is encoded by the coding sequence ATGCAACCGTTATTAGAGGCACAAAAAAAATTATTGCCTGACTTGCTTGACGTTATGCAAAAACGATATCAGATTTTGCATTCCATTTCGCTCATGGCGCCGATCGGGAGGAGAGCGCTGGCCGCCAGCCTCGGCATGAGCGAGCGGGTGCTCCGATCGGAAACCGAGTTTTTGAAAGGGCAAAACTTGCTTTCCGCCGATGTGTCAGGCATGCGGTTAACAGAGGAAGGGCAGGCGCTGCTTCACACGCTTAATGACTTGATGCGGGAAGCGCTTGGGCTCAAGGAATTGGAAACGGCGCTGAAACAGCAGTTGAACGTGGCGCGCGTAGTGGTGGTCGCCGGGGATAGCGACCGTTCTGCTTGGGTAAAAAAAGAAATGGGAAGAGCTTGTGTCGCCTGCATGAAAGAGCAGCTCCGGCCTGGAGATATTGTCGCTGTGGCCGGCGGGACGACGATGGCGGCGGTGGCGGAAATGATGACGCCGGACTCGAAGCTTGGCGATGTGTTGTTCGTCCCGGCGCGCGGCGGGCTTGGCGAGGATGTTGAAAACCAGGCGAACACGATTTGCGCCAAAATGGCGGAAAAAGCGTCTGGACGTCATCGGCTGCTGCACGTACCCGACCATTTGAGCAGCGAAGCATATGCGTCGCTCGTCGAAGAACCGGCTGTCAAAGAAGTGCTCGAGCTCATTCAGTCGTGCCGCATGGTCGTCCATGGCATCGGCGAAGCGGTGACAATGGCGAAACGGCGGAAGACACCGCCTGCGGAGATGGAAAACATCATTGCCCACCATGCGGTCGCGGAAGCGTTTGGTTATTATTTCAACGAACATGGCGATGTCGTTCACAAAGTGAAAACGGTCGGCATTCAGCTTGAAAACCTCCCGCATGTTGAACATGTCATCGCCGTCGCCGGAGGCGCTTCGAAGGCGAAAGCCATTCGGGCGTACATAAAGCGGGCGCCGCATTCGCTCTTGGTGACGGACGAAGGCGCCGCCAAAGCGTTAGTAGGGGAGTAA
- a CDS encoding restriction endonuclease subunit S — MKKVILSEYFDIISPKQSDKINFTESCMDDPDAIPFLGRSSANNGIVSYVKKVEDLVNEGGVITIALDGSTGSTFYQHHPFSSGQNIWILKPKEEYLPEGLTPLVALFLVTTIRKAAESYTYNLSLTKKRLSKLKILLPLDMYGKIDINYIYNKMSSLRNIDLLDRIPNKRVF, encoded by the coding sequence ATGAAAAAAGTTATATTAAGCGAGTACTTTGATATTATTTCGCCTAAACAAAGTGACAAAATAAATTTCACTGAGTCCTGTATGGATGATCCAGATGCCATTCCGTTTTTAGGGAGATCTTCCGCTAATAACGGAATTGTAAGCTATGTAAAAAAAGTTGAGGATTTGGTAAACGAGGGGGGGGTTATTACAATCGCTCTTGATGGAAGTACGGGATCAACTTTCTACCAGCATCATCCCTTTTCCTCGGGACAAAATATATGGATACTAAAACCAAAAGAGGAATATCTGCCTGAAGGGTTAACTCCATTAGTAGCTTTGTTTTTAGTTACGACAATAAGAAAAGCAGCGGAAAGTTATACTTATAATTTATCATTAACGAAAAAAAGGTTAAGTAAATTAAAAATTTTACTACCATTGGATATGTATGGAAAAATAGATATTAACTATATCTATAATAAAATGAGTAGTCTAAGAAATATAGATCTATTGGATAGAATTCCTAATAAAAGGGTTTTTTAA
- a CDS encoding class I SAM-dependent DNA methyltransferase produces MVRTEKITDMIVFNLLRKNGYVDGNFNHIDPKVKVWAKQSSNPKIKQALSSASKRGTSKQGYPEYIIHDEVNDLVIVIENKKDLNKHMYEEQFDAKIDEYAVNGALWYASKLKDEFDVIAIGISGNSIDNLLIDTYAWRKGAETFSNLNIHELSNIKTYREKLYTAIEPKNKYAHDYLLINKEATEINNFLRDYLGVIEHERLYVLGAILFALEHPQFKMSYSILNGDEELAIAIWQTVERKIEASKLKNKDIIANELKSTLLGLKDAQKEDVKEVFPNGALLELVKKVDNILFDYYKNSELDIISLFFNVFLSYSTSGGSDLGIVLTPSHITKLFCDIANIDLDSKVLDICAGTGGFLTSAWKKIAMDERYTKDQKEYFKNNNLYGVEKDKSIYTIIALNMFLNKDGRSHLYKGDCFSLENELKSFGCNVGFVNPPYSDSVYPEIRFVEYMLDVLLPGSIGIAIVPVNAVSSRTKKHNRLDEIKRRILLKNRLIASIQMPKNLFYPKGTETIILVFETGHENDGETWFAKFDDGYELIKHQKTRTPGPDSERKYQQFLESYRKREVTDFSFKRKVTYKDQWVYTVFADYDYTVTDKDLQNTVNEYIAYLFRNNYF; encoded by the coding sequence ATGGTTAGAACGGAAAAAATAACTGATATGATTGTCTTTAATTTACTAAGAAAGAATGGTTATGTGGACGGGAATTTCAATCATATTGACCCAAAGGTAAAGGTATGGGCGAAGCAATCTTCTAACCCAAAAATAAAACAAGCGTTATCTAGTGCTTCTAAGAGAGGTACTTCGAAACAAGGTTATCCAGAATACATTATTCATGATGAAGTTAATGATTTAGTCATAGTAATCGAAAATAAAAAAGACTTAAACAAACACATGTACGAAGAACAGTTTGATGCGAAGATAGACGAATATGCAGTGAATGGAGCTTTATGGTATGCATCGAAATTGAAGGATGAATTTGACGTAATTGCGATTGGTATCTCCGGGAATTCGATTGACAACCTTTTGATTGATACATACGCATGGAGAAAAGGCGCTGAAACTTTCAGCAATCTAAACATTCATGAATTATCTAATATTAAAACATATAGGGAAAAATTGTATACAGCTATAGAACCTAAAAACAAATATGCACATGACTATCTTTTGATTAATAAAGAAGCAACGGAAATTAATAATTTTCTTCGGGATTATTTAGGGGTTATTGAGCACGAAAGATTGTATGTGCTAGGAGCTATCCTTTTTGCGCTAGAGCATCCCCAATTTAAAATGAGTTATTCCATTTTGAATGGAGACGAGGAGTTAGCTATAGCTATATGGCAAACAGTAGAAAGAAAAATCGAAGCCTCGAAGTTAAAAAACAAAGATATTATTGCTAACGAGTTAAAATCTACTTTACTGGGTTTAAAAGATGCCCAAAAAGAAGATGTAAAAGAGGTGTTTCCAAACGGAGCGTTATTAGAGTTGGTAAAAAAGGTTGATAACATTCTTTTTGACTATTACAAGAACAGCGAGTTAGATATTATTTCTTTATTTTTTAATGTTTTTCTCTCATATTCAACATCAGGGGGATCTGATTTAGGAATTGTATTAACTCCATCACATATAACTAAGTTATTCTGCGATATTGCTAATATCGATTTAGACTCGAAAGTTTTGGATATTTGCGCTGGAACGGGGGGATTCTTAACTTCTGCATGGAAAAAAATAGCGATGGATGAAAGGTATACAAAAGATCAAAAGGAATATTTTAAAAATAATAACCTCTACGGTGTTGAAAAAGATAAAAGTATTTACACTATTATTGCTTTAAATATGTTTTTGAATAAGGACGGTCGATCTCATCTCTATAAAGGGGATTGTTTTTCACTAGAAAATGAATTGAAGAGTTTTGGGTGTAATGTCGGATTTGTAAATCCACCTTATTCTGATTCTGTCTATCCCGAAATTCGCTTTGTAGAATACATGCTTGACGTCTTATTACCGGGATCTATTGGTATCGCTATTGTTCCTGTCAATGCTGTGTCATCTCGAACAAAGAAACATAATAGGTTAGATGAAATAAAAAGAAGAATTTTATTAAAAAATAGACTGATTGCCTCTATTCAGATGCCGAAAAATTTATTCTATCCCAAAGGTACCGAAACGATTATTCTGGTTTTTGAAACGGGACACGAGAACGACGGAGAAACGTGGTTCGCAAAATTCGATGATGGTTACGAGCTAATAAAGCATCAAAAAACAAGAACTCCCGGGCCTGATTCTGAACGGAAATATCAACAATTTTTGGAGTCATATAGAAAAAGAGAAGTTACTGATTTCTCCTTTAAAAGAAAGGTAACATATAAAGACCAATGGGTATATACGGTTTTTGCAGATTATGACTATACGGTTACAGATAAAGACTTACAAAATACTGTGAATGAATATATTGCATACTTGTTTAGAAATAACTATTTTTGA
- the pgk gene encoding phosphoglycerate kinase, translated as MNKKTIRDVEVRGKRVFCRVDFNVPMEEGAITDDTRIRAALPTIEYLIEHGAKVILASHLGRPKGKVVEELRLDAVAKRLGELLGRPVAKTDEAVGDEVKAAVANLNEGDVLLLENVRFYPGEEKNDPELARAFAELADLYVNDAFGAAHRAHASTEGIAHHLPAVAGFLMEKEIEVLGKALSNPDRPFTAIIGGAKVKDKIGVIDNLLDRVDNLIIGGGLAYTFVKALGHDVGKSLLEEDKIELAKSFMEKAKEKGVRFYMPVDVVVADRFANDANTKVVPIDAIPSDWEALDIGPQTRELYRDVIRQSKLVVWNGPMGVFEMEAFAHGTRAVADALAEAADTYSVIGGGDSAAAVEKFGLADKMDHISTGGGASLEFMEGKQLPGVVALNDK; from the coding sequence ATGAACAAGAAGACGATCCGCGACGTTGAGGTGAGGGGGAAACGCGTCTTTTGCCGCGTCGATTTTAACGTGCCGATGGAAGAGGGCGCCATCACTGATGACACGCGCATTCGCGCGGCGCTGCCGACGATCGAGTATTTGATCGAACACGGGGCGAAAGTCATTTTAGCGAGCCACCTCGGGCGCCCGAAAGGAAAAGTCGTCGAGGAGCTTCGTCTCGATGCGGTCGCTAAACGGCTTGGCGAATTGCTTGGGCGCCCGGTCGCGAAAACGGACGAAGCGGTCGGCGATGAAGTCAAGGCAGCGGTCGCTAACTTAAATGAAGGCGATGTGCTCTTGCTCGAGAACGTCCGTTTTTACCCCGGCGAAGAAAAAAATGATCCGGAACTCGCCCGGGCGTTTGCGGAACTGGCCGACCTGTACGTAAACGATGCGTTTGGCGCCGCCCACCGCGCCCACGCGTCAACGGAAGGGATCGCCCATCACTTGCCAGCGGTTGCTGGGTTTTTAATGGAAAAAGAAATCGAAGTGCTTGGCAAGGCGCTCTCGAATCCGGATCGCCCGTTTACGGCGATCATCGGCGGCGCGAAAGTGAAAGACAAAATCGGCGTCATCGACAACTTGCTCGATAGAGTCGACAACCTGATCATCGGCGGCGGGCTGGCGTATACGTTTGTGAAAGCGCTCGGCCATGACGTCGGCAAGTCGCTGCTTGAAGAAGATAAAATCGAGCTGGCGAAATCGTTTATGGAAAAAGCAAAAGAAAAAGGCGTCCGCTTTTATATGCCGGTCGATGTTGTCGTCGCGGATCGGTTCGCCAACGACGCCAATACGAAAGTCGTGCCGATTGACGCGATTCCAAGCGATTGGGAGGCGCTTGACATCGGTCCACAAACGCGCGAATTGTACCGCGATGTCATTCGTCAATCGAAGCTCGTCGTTTGGAACGGCCCGATGGGCGTCTTTGAAATGGAGGCGTTCGCTCATGGGACGAGAGCAGTCGCCGACGCGCTCGCTGAAGCTGCGGATACATACTCCGTGATCGGCGGCGGGGACTCAGCTGCGGCAGTTGAAAAATTTGGCTTGGCAGACAAAATGGACCATATTTCCACAGGCGGCGGCGCCTCGCTTGAGTTTATGGAAGGCAAGCAGCTGCCAGGGGTCGTGGCGTTAAACGACAAATGA
- the gap gene encoding type I glyceraldehyde-3-phosphate dehydrogenase: MTVKIGINGFGRIGRNVFRAALKNPNIEVVAVNDLTDANTLAHLLKYDSVHGQLDAEVSVSGNNLVVNGKEIIVKAERDPAQLAWNEIGVEIVVESTGRFTKREDAAKHLEAGAKKVIISAPATNEDITIVMGVNQDKYDPKNHHVISNASCTTNCLAPFAKVLHEKFGIIRGMMTTVHSYTNDQQILDLPHKDLRRARAAAESIIPTTTGAAKAVALVLPELKGKLNGMAMRVPTPNVSVVDLVAELEKEVTVEEVNAALKAAAEGELKGILAYNEEPLVSRDYNGNPASSTIDALSTMVLEGKMVKVVSWYDNETGYSHRVVDLAAYIASKGL, from the coding sequence ATGACAGTAAAAATTGGGATTAACGGATTTGGCCGCATCGGGCGCAACGTGTTCCGCGCGGCGTTGAAAAACCCGAACATCGAAGTGGTGGCGGTCAACGACTTAACGGACGCGAACACGCTTGCGCATTTGCTGAAATACGACTCTGTCCATGGCCAACTTGACGCCGAAGTGTCGGTGAGCGGCAACAATTTGGTCGTCAACGGCAAAGAAATTATCGTCAAAGCAGAACGCGACCCAGCGCAATTAGCATGGAACGAGATTGGCGTTGAGATCGTCGTCGAATCGACCGGCCGTTTTACGAAACGTGAAGACGCAGCGAAACATTTGGAAGCTGGCGCGAAAAAGGTCATTATTTCCGCTCCGGCAACGAACGAAGACATTACGATCGTCATGGGCGTCAACCAAGACAAATATGATCCGAAAAACCACCACGTCATCTCAAATGCATCATGCACGACCAACTGCTTGGCGCCGTTTGCGAAAGTGCTGCATGAAAAATTCGGCATCATTCGCGGCATGATGACAACCGTTCACTCGTACACGAACGACCAACAAATTTTGGATTTGCCGCATAAAGATTTGCGCCGGGCCCGCGCTGCTGCGGAATCGATCATTCCGACGACGACGGGCGCTGCCAAAGCCGTCGCACTTGTTCTGCCGGAATTGAAAGGCAAATTGAACGGCATGGCGATGCGCGTGCCGACGCCGAACGTATCGGTCGTTGACTTGGTCGCTGAGCTGGAAAAAGAAGTGACGGTCGAAGAAGTGAACGCTGCGTTGAAAGCGGCCGCGGAAGGTGAGTTAAAAGGCATTTTAGCCTACAACGAAGAGCCGCTCGTCTCGCGCGACTACAACGGCAACCCGGCGTCGTCGACGATCGACGCGCTGTCGACGATGGTGCTCGAAGGCAAAATGGTGAAAGTTGTTTCGTGGTATGACAACGAAACGGGTTATTCGCACCGCGTTGTCGATTTGGCTGCCTACATTGCTTCCAAAGGACTATAA
- the tpiA gene encoding triose-phosphate isomerase, whose amino-acid sequence MRKPIIAGNWKMHKTLAEAVQFVEEVKGLVPPRAEVDSVICAPFLFLDRLVQNTNGTDLQIGAQNMHFADQGAYTGEVSPVMLKDLGVTYVILGHSERRQMFVETDETVNKKVLAAFTRGLVPIICCGETLEEREAGQTNAVVASQVEKALAGLTPDQVKAAVIAYEPIWAIGTGKSSTAEDANEVCGHIRSVVSRLFGPEAAEAIRIQYGGSVKPDNIRDFVAQEHIDGALVGGASLEPASFLQLVEAGRHE is encoded by the coding sequence ATGAGAAAACCGATCATTGCAGGCAACTGGAAAATGCATAAAACATTGGCGGAAGCCGTTCAGTTTGTCGAGGAAGTGAAAGGGCTTGTGCCGCCGAGAGCGGAAGTTGATTCCGTCATTTGTGCGCCGTTTTTGTTTTTGGATCGGTTGGTGCAAAATACAAACGGCACCGATTTGCAAATCGGGGCGCAAAACATGCATTTTGCCGACCAAGGAGCGTACACCGGCGAAGTGAGCCCGGTGATGCTGAAAGACCTCGGCGTTACGTATGTCATTCTCGGCCATTCCGAGCGCCGGCAAATGTTTGTCGAGACGGATGAGACGGTCAATAAAAAAGTGTTGGCCGCCTTTACCCGCGGTCTCGTGCCGATCATCTGCTGCGGCGAGACGTTGGAAGAACGGGAAGCGGGGCAGACGAACGCCGTCGTCGCTTCGCAAGTGGAAAAAGCGCTCGCGGGATTGACGCCGGACCAAGTGAAGGCAGCGGTCATCGCTTACGAGCCGATTTGGGCGATCGGCACGGGCAAATCGTCAACCGCCGAAGACGCGAATGAGGTTTGCGGTCATATTCGTTCAGTCGTCTCGCGCTTGTTTGGCCCGGAAGCGGCAGAAGCGATCCGCATCCAATACGGCGGCAGCGTCAAGCCGGACAACATCCGCGATTTTGTGGCTCAAGAGCATATTGACGGTGCCCTAGTCGGCGGCGCGAGCCTCGAGCCGGCTTCGTTCTTGCAGCTCGTGGAGGCGGGGCGCCATGAGTAA
- a CDS encoding glutaredoxin family protein has protein sequence MHIRLYTKTNCPLCEKAKTVLTELQADYSFTMEEIDIYQDDALLEKYQLMIPVIELNGEEIGYGMIEKETVRKRLRQAQKS, from the coding sequence ATGCACATCCGTTTGTATACGAAAACGAACTGCCCGCTTTGCGAAAAGGCAAAAACCGTGTTAACCGAGCTGCAAGCGGATTATTCGTTCACGATGGAAGAGATCGATATTTACCAAGATGACGCGTTGCTTGAGAAATACCAGTTAATGATCCCGGTCATTGAACTCAACGGCGAAGAAATCGGCTATGGAATGATTGAAAAAGAAACGGTGAGAAAGCGGTTGCGGCAGGCGCAAAAAAGTTGA
- the rpoN gene encoding RNA polymerase factor sigma-54 gives MRAELRQEQRLQLALTKELVQAIELLQYSALDLEAFLYERSLENPFLEIRRSRVRQRAHRTERDQKQWLENIGGRRETLAGHLLSQLPSLKLADRDERIVRHLITALDEDGYLRVPLAELAVRFSVLEQELEHGLRLVQSLDPPGVGARDLAECLLLQLERLPERDELAETIVRHHFVSFAEKSWKTLAKQLGVGLGELQRVFELIRTLEPRPGIHYSSDTPPLVVPDVIVARGADGDWVVAYNDDIHPELGWNRGYEQRIAASGDRQAEQFIKEKYRQFAWLAKSLEQRKQTLLQLMGVIVERQRPCLEFGLSALKPMTMREVAEDLGVHESTVSRAVRHKYVQTPFGTVELRRFFSSAATAEAGETASSVQVKAIIQTLISAEDRQTPLSDQQLADLLRERHGIAISRRTVAKYREQLRIPSSAKRKQYTNL, from the coding sequence ATGAGAGCGGAGTTAAGGCAAGAGCAGCGGCTGCAGCTGGCGCTGACGAAAGAACTCGTGCAGGCGATCGAACTGCTGCAATACTCAGCGCTTGATTTGGAAGCGTTTTTATACGAGCGGTCGTTGGAAAACCCGTTTTTGGAAATTCGCCGCAGCCGGGTGCGGCAGCGGGCTCATCGGACGGAACGGGATCAAAAGCAGTGGCTGGAGAACATCGGGGGCCGCCGAGAGACGCTCGCCGGCCATTTGCTTTCTCAGCTGCCTTCGTTGAAGCTGGCCGATCGGGACGAGCGCATCGTTCGTCATCTGATCACCGCGCTTGATGAGGACGGCTATTTGCGTGTGCCGCTGGCCGAGCTGGCGGTGCGCTTCTCCGTATTGGAACAAGAACTGGAACATGGGTTGCGCCTTGTGCAGTCGCTCGACCCGCCGGGAGTTGGCGCTCGTGATTTGGCCGAGTGCCTTCTTTTGCAGCTGGAACGCCTTCCGGAGCGCGATGAGTTGGCGGAGACGATCGTTCGCCATCATTTTGTCTCCTTTGCCGAAAAATCGTGGAAGACGCTCGCCAAGCAGCTTGGCGTCGGGCTCGGCGAGCTGCAGCGCGTCTTTGAGCTCATCCGCACGCTCGAGCCGCGTCCTGGCATTCACTATTCGAGCGACACGCCGCCTTTGGTTGTGCCGGATGTCATCGTCGCTCGAGGGGCGGATGGGGACTGGGTGGTCGCCTACAATGATGACATCCATCCGGAGCTTGGTTGGAACCGGGGGTACGAGCAGCGCATTGCCGCATCCGGCGACCGGCAGGCCGAACAGTTTATCAAAGAAAAATACCGACAGTTTGCGTGGCTCGCGAAAAGCCTTGAGCAGCGCAAGCAGACGCTGCTTCAGCTGATGGGGGTCATCGTGGAGCGCCAGCGCCCGTGCTTGGAATTCGGGCTTTCCGCGCTCAAACCGATGACGATGCGCGAGGTGGCCGAGGACCTGGGAGTGCATGAATCGACGGTGAGCCGCGCAGTAAGGCATAAATATGTACAAACGCCGTTTGGCACGGTCGAGCTGCGCCGCTTTTTTTCAAGCGCCGCGACGGCTGAGGCGGGGGAGACGGCTTCCTCTGTTCAAGTGAAGGCGATCATCCAAACGCTCATTTCCGCCGAAGACCGTCAGACGCCACTTTCTGATCAGCAGCTCGCCGATTTGCTTCGCGAGCGGCACGGCATCGCCATCTCGCGGCGAACGGTGGCGAAATACCGCGAGCAGCTGCGCATTCCGTCCTCGGCGAAGCGAAAGCAATACACGAATTTGTAA